In the Juglans microcarpa x Juglans regia isolate MS1-56 chromosome 6D, Jm3101_v1.0, whole genome shotgun sequence genome, one interval contains:
- the LOC121235869 gene encoding uncharacterized protein LOC121235869: MKAIGLSPSVPLEAKQKLGEASEMAADVSALVRVLNGYNKEDQLRTVGNDSSGEKSMAPITRDLLGGSSSSTSSSSKLAESQELDLDLQVPNGWEKRLDLKSGKVYLQRCNTPLTPSSPSIAEHKHQTDTTVPKLQDLNFPPSPSKITLNLFEETCLDLKLVSPSSSSNTYQSVCTLDKVKSALERAEKEPIKKRGSLWKSSLSPSYSSSSSSIRQTQEEDHEDQLSSSPIAAGCPGCLSYVLITKSNPKCPRCSSTVPLLMMKKPRIDLNISI, translated from the exons ATGAAAGCCATCGGCCTCTCTCCCTCTGTTCCTCTTGAAGCAAAGCAAAAGCTTGGCGAAGCTTCAGAAATGGCTGCTGACGTGAGCGCTCTGGTTCGGGTCTTGAATGGCTACAACAAGGAGGATCAGCTTCGGACGGTTGGGAATGATTCGAGCGGTGAGAAATCTATGGCTCCGATTACTCGTGACCTTCTTGGTGGGTCCTCCTCgtccacctcctcctcctctaagCTTGCCGAGTCGCAGGAATTGGACCTCGACTTGCAGGTCCCTAATGGTTGGGAAAAGCGCCTAGACTTGAAG TCAGGGAAAGTCTACCTACAAAGATGTAACACTCCATTGACCCCAAGTTCACCCTCAATAGCAGAACACAAACACCAAACCGACACAACAGTTCCTAAGCTTCAAGATTTAAATTTCCCGCCATCTCCATCGAAAATCACATTGAATCTTTTTGAAGAAACTTGCTTGGATTTGAAGTTAGTATCGCCCTCCTCTTCGTCGAATACATATCAAAGTGTATGCACTCTTGATAAGGTGAAATCAGCACTCGAGAGGGCAGAGAAAGAGCCGATCAAGAAGAGAGGATCACTTTGGAAATCATCCTTGTCACCTTCGTActcttcatcatcctcttctaTCAGACAAACACAGGAAGAAGATCATGAAGATCAATTGTCATCCTCGCCGATTGCAGCAGGGTGCCCCGGATGCTTATCGTATGTATTAATAACGAAAAGTAACCCGAAATGTCCTCGGTGCAGTTCTACCGTCCCATTGCTGATGATGAAAAAACCTAGGATTGATCTCAACATATCCATTTGA